TCGAGCAAGAGCGCGTGGAAGCGCTCGCGAAGCGCCGCGTCCTCCTCGTCGGACCAGGTCTGCGCGACCGTGAGGATCGGCAGGAACCCCGCGCGGTGGAGGGCCTCGACGCCCCGGATCGTGGTCCGGAAGGAGCCTTCCCCGCGGATCGGATCGTTCGTGTCGGGGGTGAGGCCGTCCAGGCTGACGCGCACCTCGAAGGAGTAGCGGGCGCCTCGCGAGAGCGTTGCCAGCTCCTCCGCGCGCCGATCGTCGATCAGGGTCGCGTTCGTGAGCACGGTCACCGGCGCGATCCGGAGGGCGTCCTCCAGGATTCCCGGGAGCTCCCGGTTCAGGAAGGGCTCCCCCCCGGTGAAGTAGAGGTCCTTCACGCCCAGGTCCGCGGCTTCAACGAGATAACGTCCGACCTCGGCGCGGGACATCATCTCGTGCGACCGGTTCCCCGGTCCGCACGAGATGAAGCAGTGGCGGCAGGCGAGATTGCAGAGCGTGCCCGCGACCTGGAACCAGACCGTGTCGAGGGAGAGGAGCGGGACCTTGGGGGCGCGGAGCGCGAGGACGGGGACGGGTGAGCGCTCCATAGGCGTGCGAGCGTAGCACTCCCGGCGCGTGGCGAGAAGTCCGCGCGGTGTCCCGCCGCCGCGCGCCGCCCCGTGCTATCCTCCCGGCGATTCCCGCTCGCTCCAGCCCGAGGGCGCCACGACCGCATGATCTGGGAAGTGCTCATCATCGGGGCCGGACCCGCCGGCCTCTCCGCGGCCCTCTTCACGCGCATGCGCCGCATGTCCACGCTCCTCCTCGAGACGGCCGTGGCCGGCGGGCAGCTGGCGTCCCTCTATCCCAAGAAGCCCGTCCACGACATGCCCTCCTACACCTACGTCATGGGCGAGGACCTCGGGAAGAACTTCGTGGAGCAGGCGCGCCACATGGGATCCGAGATCCGCGAGGGCGAGCACGTCACGATGATCGCGCGGGACGACGCGGCGGATCTCATCCGGGTGACGTCCACGAA
The sequence above is a segment of the Candidatus Eisenbacteria bacterium genome. Coding sequences within it:
- a CDS encoding radical SAM protein; its protein translation is MERSPVPVLALRAPKVPLLSLDTVWFQVAGTLCNLACRHCFISCGPGNRSHEMMSRAEVGRYLVEAADLGVKDLYFTGGEPFLNRELPGILEDALRIAPVTVLTNATLIDDRRAEELATLSRGARYSFEVRVSLDGLTPDTNDPIRGEGSFRTTIRGVEALHRAGFLPILTVAQTWSDEEDAALRERFHALLLELGITRPRVKVLPLFRVGRETERTRGYAPDEVLTEEHVLGYDFWNLQCSTSRMVTSRGVFVCPILIDHPAARMGSTLAETLRAFPLAHGACHTCWATGASCRN